The proteins below come from a single Sander vitreus isolate 19-12246 chromosome 15, sanVit1, whole genome shotgun sequence genomic window:
- the nme4 gene encoding nucleoside diphosphate kinase, mitochondrial — MVMLHRCILKKCFQQFYLGNQETTKSLSAGFPTALLGGHRSAGHRSKSSVPDVRERTLIAVKPDGVQRRLVGQIIQRFEQRGFKLVGLKMLQASDDLLSQHYCELRTKPFYPRLLHYMTSGPVVAMVWEGHKVVQTSRTMVGHTNPVEAQAGTIRGDFSFHVSRNVVHASDSPEGAQREIQLWFQRKELLNWDCCDQTMTCEV, encoded by the exons ATGGTCATGTTGCATAGGTGCATTTTGAAGAAATGTTTCCAACAGTTTTATTTAGGGAATCAAGAAACCACTAAAAGTCTATCAGCTGGGTTTCCCACTGCGCTTCTGGGTGGACACCGATCTGCTGGGCACAGGAGCAAATCAA GTGTTCCAGATGTAAGGGAGCGGACTCTTATTGCTGTAAAGCCAGATGGAGTTCAACGTCGTCTTGTGGGACAAATAATTCAGCGGTTTGAGCAGCGGGGCTTCAAGCTGGTTGGCCTGAAAATGTTGCAG GCGTCTGATGATCTCCTGTCTCAGCACTACTGTGAACTGAGGACTAAGCCCTTCTATCCAAGGCTGCTGCATTACATGACCTCAGGGcctgttgttgccatg gTGTGGGAAGGGCACAAAGTAGTCCAGACATCACGTACGATGGTGGGACATACTAACCCAGTGGAGGCCCAGGCAGGCACAATCAGAGGAGATTTCAGCTTTCATGTCAGCAG GAATGTAGTTCATGCCAGTGATTCACCAGAGGGGGCACAGAGGGAGATCCAGCTGTGGTTTCAGAGAAAGGAGCTCCTGAACTGGGACTGCTGTGACCAGACCATGACCTGTGAGGTGTGA